The region AAACAAAATAACAGAGTTTTGCAACTGGACACATGCTGTAAACCAAGTCAATATTTACAAATCATCTATGCTTTCCATTTTCCATCAGTCTTGATGATCAGATGAAAACAGTGAATAAAATCTGGTATAAATTGACGTAATGATCTTAtgatattttcataaattttgacATGTTGGGCCAAGGAAACACATACCTTCTCATTTAGTTGTCCACCATCTTCATCCTGATTCCTCTTGGAGGATATCAAGGAACTGTGATCTCCACTGTCTGATTCTCTACTCTTTCGGCTACTTTCCTTCCTTTTGTATTCATTTGCCCTAGAAGTGACAGAACCATAGGCAGCACGAACATCCCGGTTGCTAGTCTTTTCATATCTTGTTCTTTTCTCATCATTGTTGAGTTGATTTCCACGATCATAAACATCATCCTGGTTCCTATGCTGTGAATAACTCTCATTTTCAACTCGATCCCTTTGCTTGAGTTGATCACTGTGTCGGCCAATATCATTAGGATGATAATCTCTGGTGGATCCCTTGTAGTCATCATTTACTCTTGAATGACTTGGCCATGTTTTATCTTCAGCAGCTCGCCCACTCCTCATCACTGACCGTGTTTCTACTCTTTCTCTCTTCGACAAAAGGTTATCCTGCTTAGTTTTATGCCATTCATCACGCTCTCTTGGCCTTTCACTTCTCTCCCTTTGAGATGAGCCCCCGTCTTTTTGACGAGCAAAATGCATCTCATCATCCTTTGATCTACCTTGCTCATCTCTTTTGAGCAGATCAGAGCCATCATCTCTGTCTCTTTTCCTCCGGGTGCTACTTTCTCTGTGATTCTGGGGAATATCATCTTTTTCAGCATTTGTCCGTCTGACATGTGACTCTTCTTTTCTTCTGGTGCTGTGAAGGTCATCTACTCTTTCACTCCGACTTTTAAAATGGCCATCCCTATCTCTTTGTCTAGATCCTGTAGAATCCATTTCATGGTTAGTCCCCCTCCAACTGCCATTTTCCAGCAGATTTCTTGACTGATGATGTTCATCTTTCTCACTATTATCTTTTTCTCTAAGCTTATCTCGATCTCTCTTTCTTGGGTCTTCAAGTCTTGTTCTTCTTCCACGATGATCCTCATCTCGTCGATTCCAGGCTCCTTCGGATATATCTCTACCCTTCCTCCAGTCAGCACTGTCAGCTTTCCCATGCCGATGAAGTGATGAGTTAGCATCTCCACCTCTTCGTGAAAAAGAATCTTCTCTCTGTTTCACCACCATGTTCTGTCTTCCAGCTTCATCTCTATCATAGTGATCTTTCCTATGAGTATTTTCTTCATCTCCTACTTCTCTCCTGACATTAGCTGCTCGAAGAGGGTGCCTATCCTGAAGGGCTTCGTCGTCAACATCATCACGGGAACTATGAAGATGTTCACTACTTCCTGATCTCATTTTGCTGTCACTACTTGCAGTCTTCAAGTCTTTCCCATCTTCATACTCGCGCGGAAGTAGCCCTGCGTGCGAACTTAGCTTTTGTTTCTTGGTAGAATATAAGTTTCCGTCTTCACGTTTACCCCTGTTTGGTGCATCTGAAGCCATTTCCTCTCCTTCCATATTAAAGCTTCTATCATCCACCACTGAATCATCATTCAACTCATCTAAAACTCCCACATCTCGCTCCCCATCAGATCCAATGTAGTGGGAAGATGACGAGGATGGAGTTTGCTTACCATCCCCAGTATGATATGATCCTCCATCTACATCGCCTGCAACATGTTCTCCCCTTTTATTAATCCTTGTCTTTATAGACCTATCATCACCATAAACAGTTTGTAAGTGTCCAAAATCCAAATGGAGTATATGCAACGTCATGAACCCTCAGCGGATCCTAATACTGCACATAGCATTAGACAGAAGATCTGGTAGATGATATCGAAAAATTCAAGAGTGATAAATGTAACACATAACAggaagagaaagaataatgccCAATTCATACAGAAATATTCAGGACATGCTGATCTAGCCTTTGCTCCACTCAAATTATTGTGCCACTATACATTAATCTAAAAAAAATCCAGTATCTTACAAAGGCAGTAAAGAAATCCCCCCCCTCATTATATTCAATGGACAATGTATCCAGATACAATGGTAGTCATTTGATTTAGAATCTGGCATGGGCATCATACATGCACTTTCTCAGTCTATTTCTTTTTGGATGAACGCCTAGTCTATAATTTAACTTTTTTGCACTGTTGGACTGATGTACCTTGTACCTGATCTAACTATATGTTTCTTTTGGATGAAAGCCTAGCCCTGATAAAGAGTATTATATGATATGCAAAACAATTTATCATCACCCTcctaaaataaatactactaactATATCATGAACTTTTCGTACTCATTCAATTTCAGGCAAGCTTAATACAAGAACCATAATCAGCCAGAATAAATTTGATGAGAggtgaaaaaatcaaaaatccatCTGAAATTGGTAATGAATATGAATGTACCTCTCCTCTTGCGGGGTAAGATTCTCCCTATCGGAAAGTGAATTTTCTGAAGGAAGATGTGAAACATCCTCTATTGCAATACCATCACCACTGTCAGTGTTCTTCAGCTGTGATCTTCTTGATTCAAATTCTCTCTTATTACCAGTAAATGCTGGCGAATGGCTATCCATATGATCTGCATCACCTCCTCCAACATGATCCTTTGCTGCAGTATCACAATTTTGTTGCTCTGGTATGTCATCACCATCCATGGGACTCTGGCAGGCAATCTGTTTTCCAAGGAACTTCATCAGTTCTGTGGCACTGAGAACTTGTGGTGTTGCACAGTAAAAAGATTACTGGAAGCTTGGTCAGAAAGTATAAAGGATAACTGTATACCTCAATAATGGTATCAATATCATGCGTTCTTGGACGCCTTGTATCAATTGATGGCATCCGTTCACCAGAACCAGTTTCTACTGGTATAGGTCGGCCAACAGGCTGTTATTAAAAAAGATAATGAGATGTCAAACTGTATTCTGTAGTTGGATACAATAATGACATACCACAAAGTGTAAGGACCCaacgaaataaaataaatgtttgAGAACACAATCACTAAAGGACCCAATAGAAACACCAAGTAAGTTTAAGCATCCAAATCCAATTACAAAAAATTAAGGTTCAAGGTTGTATTCCTAGAATAAAGCAAATACACATACAAGAGAAGGTCGTTCGCGTGTAGCTGCTCTTGCTAAGTCAGTCGGACCAGCATCCACCTTTCCATGACTTGCTTTTTGAGATGCATTATTATCTTGGATACCAACTGCAGCTGCAAGCTCTGGTGGAAGATCTGGGTCATAATCCTAGATTTTAACATCAAACGACTTGTTACAGATACACTCGAGAACATATAGCATCACAAAATCCAAGGCATAATTTACACCTTAACCAAATGATTACCACATACACCTGGAACATACAAAATACTACTTTAAAATGTAGCAATTTCAACATTACCTGTTCTGCCCTGCCACTTTCATAAACACGAATTTTGCTTTGCATAGTCATCGCAAGCCTGAGTTGTTCCTAGAGATATCAAATTCACTTTAGCTGCCACAATCTTAAAATAACCAACAGACTCACATCCATATTGACTCTCCAAGTCCTAAACAAAAAACAGAAGTACAAACTTGAGAAGCTACCTACCAGTTGTTTGCAGTAATCTCTCCAGCTGTCCTCATTCAAATCAAAGTTGAAAAAGTCAGACACATCTATACCAGGAAGTTTCCATGGTTTTTCTTCAAAACCATCAATATCAACTTCAAAAATTGTCCTGGGATTGTGAAGAAAAAGAGACATCATTATTAGATATCAAGTAATGAAAAAACAAAACAGTGCCAAAACTATCCACCTAAAAAGGACCTAATGTGGGATTCAGATCCCGGTTACTATTAAACATTAGGATGAATTTTACCAAGGCCCACATTTTTGTACTTTGTGCCTCTTCTATGGCACATGCCTTGCAACAGCCAAGGCATGCGCGCATTTTACAACTAGGATGGTATTATCGCTTTGAAATAATGTCGCTGAAATTAGGATTAGCATGTTATCTTCGAAGTTTTAACATCCCTAGTTTGAGACTATTGACAGAAAGCTGTTTCAGGAATATTATCTTACTTGTGTGAAGGAAGAGTGAAATCCAACCCACTTCCATAACCATGACCTGCTGAATTAACTCCCCAAGCTGGAGGATTGAACCCTTTCTGAGGCAAGGTCCCCTTCATTCCAGCCGGTCTCCAATCACCTCTTCCACGTCCAGCTGGAGGCCCCATGCTGATGGGTGGACGAACTTGACCTAGGAATCCTCCAGGAGCTGCAGGAGGGAAAGGTGCTGCACCAGGTCTCACATACTAAGCAGTTCCAAAGAGAGAAAGACATGAAAATTGTTATCGCTTAACAATACAAGATTACAAAATTGACAAAAGAATTACAATAGGAAACAGTGGTAgaaaaaatcattaaatttttaaaaaaaaaattagcaaCTTAACAAATGCATCAAGTCAAGATCAATCATATTACAACATCTAAGGCAGTATTTCCTAAGTAAAACTACAAAATTATATTGCATACAGTTATGAGCCAGTTCGCATTGTTCAGCAAATATCTACTTGAGCTGAGCTTAATTGCTAGAATAATTTTCCATCATAGAACATCTGACTAGGTTTTATTAATATGTTATTGTATGTATATTTTAAGATGAATATTTATGAATTTGCAATAAGGGTGGTTGAAGCAGAATGAGGATGAACAAGATGCAACAGTAGCTTGCTTGTCTATTACAGAAGCTTGACAACAATCAAAATGTAAATCCAAATTTAAGGTCCAATCCCTCAATAGATAAATAACCATGTAATCATAAAATAACTACTTGTTTACTTGACCTTTTACACATCACATAGTTAAAGAGCTTAAATCCTTGAAATAAAGTACAGTTTTTAAGGATACTTGGACCCCACATGCTCTAGTAGCTAAATATTAAGATAGTATTATTTGTTACGGTTATAAAGGAGGTAGGTATGTGTGGGTTAAACCGCCCTGCCTTTTGCTTTGCGGTCCCATGGTTTGCTGGATTCCTCAGTAAAAGAGGCAAAATCTTATGGGTATCGGGTCCCAATTTTATGTTGGCCCCTTTGGGTAGAACATAATAGAGAATTTTCCAGAATCTTCAGGTGTGTGAAATAGGGTAAAAGTTATGGTTAAATGGTAGG is a window of Salvia splendens isolate huo1 chromosome 3, SspV2, whole genome shotgun sequence DNA encoding:
- the LOC121795704 gene encoding FIP1[V]-like protein, which codes for MEDDDEFGDLYTDVLRPLEAQRQQSAGKARPIDLNIDSDDEEILYGASDSTAKKFNPDFNPGSAPGGNSDALQTLPQPRGIDLNFNLNSNPGAAGIDESVENGGDGSGFDARVLEKGRGESSFIEDEDDIQIIVEERDDKNKDLVEGDPNVMSKDEKMYASAVEEGNTMNLMNDAGEMGSQQMIPGLSGRLENLGAPNIEDEWESEESDDDLQIVLNDTHHGPIGMERMVGVIDEDDEDGEPLVIVADNGDVSQAQRTVDEKEWGDDEGGSGADMEKDPGDATKTSGVGGGAAPAAAQPKIAYSNHAYHHPFSSQFKYVRPGAAPFPPAAPGGFLGQVRPPISMGPPAGRGRGDWRPAGMKGTLPQKGFNPPAWGVNSAGHGYGSGLDFTLPSHKTIFEVDIDGFEEKPWKLPGIDVSDFFNFDLNEDSWRDYCKQLEQLRLAMTMQSKIRVYESGRAEQDYDPDLPPELAAAVGIQDNNASQKASHGKVDAGPTDLARAATRERPSLPVGRPIPVETGSGERMPSIDTRRPRTHDIDTIIEIACQSPMDGDDIPEQQNCDTAAKDHVGGGDADHMDSHSPAFTGNKREFESRRSQLKNTDSGDGIAIEDVSHLPSENSLSDRENLTPQEERSIKTRINKRGEHVAGDVDGGSYHTGDGKQTPSSSSSHYIGSDGERDVGVLDELNDDSVVDDRSFNMEGEEMASDAPNRGKREDGNLYSTKKQKLSSHAGLLPREYEDGKDLKTASSDSKMRSGSSEHLHSSRDDVDDEALQDRHPLRAANVRREVGDEENTHRKDHYDRDEAGRQNMVVKQREDSFSRRGGDANSSLHRHGKADSADWRKGRDISEGAWNRRDEDHRGRRTRLEDPRKRDRDKLREKDNSEKDEHHQSRNLLENGSWRGTNHEMDSTGSRQRDRDGHFKSRSERVDDLHSTRRKEESHVRRTNAEKDDIPQNHRESSTRRKRDRDDGSDLLKRDEQGRSKDDEMHFARQKDGGSSQRERSERPRERDEWHKTKQDNLLSKRERVETRSVMRSGRAAEDKTWPSHSRVNDDYKGSTRDYHPNDIGRHSDQLKQRDRVENESYSQHRNQDDVYDRGNQLNNDEKRTRYEKTSNRDVRAAYGSVTSRANEYKRKESSRKSRESDSGDHSSLISSKRNQDEDGGQLNEKANLRGRTEQQTSHGHTNHQSSRKHKEEASTDEEQPDSRRGRSKLERWTSHKERDFGMTPSSLKKRDRDTHNNSGARGPHEDPPGKTEDKPQPPVVDNKDGGPEMNSDSTKAAAVMEDKHLDTVAKLKKRSERFKLPMPIDKETVAAKKETEPPLPPNQPETRPDSEIKSERPARKRRWTGN